The proteins below are encoded in one region of Labeo rohita strain BAU-BD-2019 chromosome 15, IGBB_LRoh.1.0, whole genome shotgun sequence:
- the slc25a36b gene encoding solute carrier family 25 member 36-A, producing the protein MSQRDTLVHLFAGGCGGTVGAILTCPLEVVKTRLQSSSITLCISEVHLSTVNGASVARVAPPGPLHCLRLILEKEGPRSLFRGLGPNLIGVAPSRAIYFAAYSSSKERLNRVFEPDSTQVHMTSAGIAGFTAITATNPIWLIKTRLQLDARKRGERRMNTFECVRRVYQTDGLRGFYRGMSASYAGISETVIHFVIYEGIKRRLLEAKAATHMDGAQDTTKDASDFVGMMLAAATSKTCATSIAYPHEVIRTRLREEGNKYRSFFQSLNLVIREEGYRALYRGLTTHVVRQIPNTAIMMCTYEFVVYLLDG; encoded by the exons ATGAGCCAGAGAGACACACTGGTTCATCTGTTTGCTGGAGG atgtggAGGAACGGTGGGTGCGATCCTGACCTGTCCTTTAGAGGTGGTGAAGACGAGGCTTCAGTCTTCCTCAATAACGCTCTGCATCTCTGAGGTGCATCTGAGCACAGTTAATGGAGCCAGTGTGGCACGTGTGGCCCCTCCGGGGCCCCTTCACTGCCTCAG ATTAATTCTTGAAAAGGAAGGGCCTCGTTCTTTATTTCGAGGCCTAGGGCCCAATCTCATCGGGGTGGCTCCTTCACG GGCCATCTACTTCGCCGCCTATTCCAGTTCAAAGGAGAGACTGAACCGTGTGTTTGAACCAGACTCCACGCAGGTGCACATGACGTCTGCTGGGATTGCAG GGTTCACGGCCATAACCGCAACCAACCCAATTTGGTTGATTAAGACACGTCTGCAACTGGATGCCAG GAAACGTGGAGAGCGTCGCATGAACACATTTGAGTGTGTGCGACGTGTGTATCAGACGGATGGTCTACGTGGGTTTTACCGCGGCATGTCCGCTTCTTATGCGGGCATCTCAGAAACTGTGATTCACTTTGTGATCTATGAAGGTATAAAACGCCGTCTTTTAGAGGCCAAAGCAGCAACGCATATGGATGGGGCACAGGACACAACCAAGGACGCATCAGACTTCGTGGGCATGATGCTGGCAGCCGCCACTTCCAAGACCTGTGCCACCTCAATAGCTTATCCACACG AAGTAATCCGTACACGGCTAAGGGAAGAAGGTAACAAGTACCGCTCATTTTTCCAGAGTCTCAACCTGGTGATAAGAGAGGAAGGCTATCGAGCTCTTTACCGAGGGCTCACCACACATGTGGTCAGACAGATCCCTAATACGGCCATCATGATGTGCACCTATGAGTTCGTTGTCTACCTGCTCGATGGCTAA
- the LOC127177032 gene encoding E3 ubiquitin/ISG15 ligase TRIM25 — MAESAASQYEDQFSCSVCLDRLKEPVTIPCGHSYCMSCITDCWEQKEQEPPYRCPQCRESFSQRPLLKKNTLIAEMMETLQKTSLQTAAVECDVCTTEKNRAVKSCLQCLASFCQTHLQPHYESPVFMKHKLVEASKGIQENICLSHGKLLEMYCQDDRQCICCLCTDNHKGHNVVSMDSEWTSKKNELKEIKEACQKLIQERERGQQDLSEAVKLLKSSAQEAVENIEKVFTELICSLEKKHSEIKEQIRAQEKTEIDRAEELHKHLDQELTELRKRQTEIEKLLISDDQIHCLKSCQSVCVLPKFKEVPSFTQHSDLSFKDISISAFREVLEDVCQQQTDRIAREVSCVHVTKPLEPKTPDDFLQYFYLLHLDLNTAHKNIKLSEDNRKISFSFKAQQYPDHPERFDQFNYIMCRDGLYDRSYWEVECRGNDWGVAVCYKGIGRKGDIDDCKLGLNKISWRLTRYQHANYFTHDNKHILIPALPSSRIGVYLDHRAGTLSFYSVSDTMTLLHRVQTTFTEPLYPAFFVGNASSSFRMIEQNRGELRPLIKI, encoded by the exons ATGGCTGAATCTGCAGCGAGTCAGTATGAGGATCAGTTCAGTTGTTCAGTCTGTTTGGATCGGCTGAAGGAGCCGGTGACGATtccctgtggacacagttactgtatgAGCTGTATTACTGACTGCTGGGAGCAGAAGGAGCAGGAGCCGCCGTACCGCTGTCCCCAATGCAGAGAGAGCTTCAGTCAGAGACCTCTACTGAAGAAGAACACTCTGATAGCTGAGATGATGGAGACGCTGCAGAAGACGTCCCTACAAACGGCTGCTGTGGAGTGTGATGTTTGCACTACAGAGAAGAACAGAGCTGTAAAGTCCTGTCTGCAGTGTTTGGCCTCCTTCTGTCAAACTCACCTGCAGCCTCACTATGAATCTCCTGTGTTTATGAAGCACAAACTAGTTGAAGCCTCCAAAGGCATTCAGGAGAACATCTGCCTCAGTCATGGGAAACTTCTAGAGATGTACTGTCAGGATGACCGTCAATGCATTTGTTGTTTGTGTACTGATAATCATAAAGGACATAATGTGGTGTCTATGGATTCAGAATGGACTAGTAAAAAG AACGAGTTAAAGGAGATAAAGGAGGCATGTCAGAAGCTGATCCAGGAGCGAGAGAGAGGTCAGCAAGATCTCAGTGAAGCTGTAAAGCTCCTTAAA AGTTCAGCACAAGAGGCCGTGGAGAACATTGAGAAGGTCTTCACTGAGCTCATCTGCTCTCTGGAGAAGAAACACTCTGAGATTAAAGAGCAGATCAGAGCTCAGGAGAAGACTGAGATAGATCGAGCAGAGGAACTTCACAAACATCTGGATCAAGAGCTGACAGAACTcagaaaaagacaaacagagATTGAAAAACTTCTGATTAGTGATGATCAGATCCATTGTCTGAAg AGTtgtcagtctgtgtgtgttttaccaAAATTTAAAGAGGTTCCCAGCTTCACTCAACACAGTGATCTGtcttttaaagacatttcaaTCTCAGCATTCAGAGAGGTTTTGGAGGACGTCTGTCAACAGCAAACAGACAGAATAGCTCGAGAAG TGTCATGTGTTCATGTTACAAAACCTCTAGAGCCAAAGACTCCAGatgattttttgcagt ATTTCTATCTGCTTCACCTGGATCTAAACACTGcacataaaaacatcaaattgtCCGAAGACAACAggaaaatatcattttcatttaaagccCAGCAATATCCTGATCACCCAGAGCgatttgatcagtttaattaCATCATGTGTAGAGACGGTTTGTACGATCGCTCTTACTGGGAGGTTGAGTGCCGTGGGAACGATTGGGGTGTAGCAGTTTGTTACAAAGGAATTGGTCGTAAAGGAGACATCGATGACTGTAAACTTGGCTTAAACAAAATATCCTGGAGACTGACCCGCTATCAGCATGCTAACTATTTCACTCATGACAACAAGCATATCTTAATCCCTGCTCTCCCCTCCTCTAGAATAGGAGTGTATCTGGATCACAgagcaggaactctgtccttctacagtgtctctgacacaatgactCTACTACACagagtccagaccacattcactgaaCCCCTCTACCCTGCATTTTTTGTTGGAAATGCTTCATCTTCATTCAGGATGATTGAACAGAACAGAGGAGAGCTTAGACCATTGATtaagatttag
- the LOC127176948 gene encoding tripartite motif-containing protein 16-like, protein MMETLQKTSLQTAAVECDVMQEELAEINITCQKLIQERERGQQELSESVKSFKSSAQEAVENIEKVFTELICSLEKKRSEIKEQIRAQEKTETDRAEKLHKHLDQELTELRKRQTEIEKLLISDDQIHCMKSFQSVCVLSKFQDIPSITQHSDLSFKDISISAFREVLEDVCKQQTARISREVSNVHVAKSPELKTQKDFLQYFCQLHLDPNTAHTTLKLSEDNMKISRSDGVQQYPDHPERFDMFPYIMCREGLYGRCSWEVECSGNNWAVAVCYKGIGRKGNSDDCKLGLNKISWRLGFFLQNFCFMHAKAQVRIPLSSRIGVYLDHRAGTLSFYSISDTMTLLHRVQTTFTEPLYPAFFAVLGSTVRIIERRKIKKGQM, encoded by the exons ATGATGGAGACACTGCAGAAGACGTCCCTACAAACGGCTGCTGTGGAGTGTGATGTGATGCAG GAAGAGTTAGCGGAGATAAACATTACATGTCAAAAGCTGATCCAGGAGCGAGAGAGAGGCCAACAGGAACTCAGTGAATCTGTGAAATCTTTTAAA AGTTCAGCACAAGAGGCCGTGGAGAACATTGAGAAGGTCTTCACTGAGCTCATCTGCTCTCTGGAGAAGAAACGCTCTGAGATTAAAGAGCAGATCAGAGCTCAGGAGAAGACTGAGACAGATCGAGCAGAGAAACTTCACAAACATCTGGATCAAGAGCTGACAGAACTcagaaaaagacaaacagagATTGAGAAACTTCTGATTAGTGATGATCAGATCCATTGTATGAAG AGttttcagtctgtgtgtgtcttATCAAAATTTCAAGACATTCCCAGCATCACTCAACACAGTGATCTGtcttttaaagacatttcaaTCTCAGCATTCAGAGAGGTTTTGGAGGATGTCTGTAAACAGCAAACAGCCAGAATATCTCGAGAAG tgtcaaatgtcCATGTTGCAAAGTCTCCAGAACTAAAGACCCAAAaagattttttacagt ATTTCTGTCAACTTCACCTGGATCCAAACACTGCACACACAACCCTCAAACTGTCAGAAGACAACATGAAAATATCACGTTCAGATGGAGTTCAGCAATATCCTGATCACCCAGAGCGATTTGATATGTTTCCCTACATCATGTGTAGAGAGGGTTTGTACGGCCGCTGTTCCTGGGAGGTTGAGTGCAGTGGAAACAATTGGGCTGTGGCTGTTTGTTACAAAGGAATTGGTCGTAAAGGAAACAGTGATGACTGTAAACTTGGCTTGAACAAAATATCCTGGAGACTGGGCTTTTTTCTGCAGAATTTCTGTTTCATGCATGCTAAAGCACAGGTCCGTATCCCTCTTTCTTCTAGAATAGGAGTGTATCTGGATCACAgagcaggaactctgtccttttACAGCATCTCTGACACAATGACTCTACTACACagagtccagaccacattcactgaacccctctaccctgcattttttgcagtgttgggTTCAACTGTCAGGATCATAGAGcggagaaaaattaaaaaaggccaaatgtaa